A stretch of the Theileria equi strain WA chromosome 1, complete sequence genome encodes the following:
- a CDS encoding 82-kilodalton protein (encoded by transcript BEWA_024740A), with translation MHDLVFDVSAPFDAQHFVFSGRDDGLYILLKLVPKPGYHLVKVVDGLTVLWEKGKEPLEFLVLHKLGNLPAFLFLKLSDSGRYFEFRNLTWSEINEVEYKEKLTLDLDRHNLEGVDFDLSHINPKDVTVIKLLDGSLVNHSFFPEVKKAFVTVRDGDNLLWKAAKDGDKCLLVSFHEAEGSPKFLRLALLESNTFAQKFFENVSGKWISMTIHAYFEKRAPKDPQIAVLDLSVNHNLHVGQFVGSVHGVPYDVFFSSILGKVVKVVDGNDVLWEGKGGEKCVLASLSHDLTHVHLLVLLKSGQADLYFEKKNGEWNAVFDGFPNKFKVTTY, from the coding sequence ATGCACGATTTGGTTTTTGATGTCAGCGCTCCGTTTGATGCTCAACACTTTGTGTTTTCTGGACGGGATGATGGATTATACATTTTGTTAAAACTTGTTCCGAAACCTGGATATCACCTGGTAAAAGTAGTGGATGGGCTCACAGTTCTCTGGGAGAAGGGTAAAGAACCACTGGAATTCCTTGTTCTTCACAAGCTTGGCAACCTTCCAGCGTTTCTCTTCCTGAAACTTTCTGATTCTGGTCGATACTTTGAGTTTAGGAATTTGACCTGGAGTGAGATTAACGAAGTTGAATACAAGGAAAAGTTGACCCTGGACTTGGATAGACACAACCTCGAAGGTGTTGATTTCGACCTCAGTCATATAAATCCGAAGGATGTTACGGTTATAAAACTACTTGATGGGTCGTTAGTGAACCATTCGTTTTTTCCAGAGGTTAAAAAGGCCTTTGTTACAGTACGTGATGGCGATAATCTCCTCTGGAAAGCTGCAAAGGATGGTGATAAATGCCTACTTGTTTCATTTCATGAAGCGGAAGGATCCCCTAAATTTCTACGTTTAGCACTTTTGGAATCGAATACCTTTGCGCAAAAGTTCTTTGAGAACGTCAGTGGCAAATGGATTTCCATGACCATACACGCttactttgaaaagaggGCACCAAAAGATCCACAGATTGCCGTGTTAGATCTTTCTGTAAACCACAATTTACATGTTGGTCAATTTGTAGGCTCAGTTCACGGGGTCCCCTATGACGTATTCTTCTCGAGTATCTTGGGAAAAGTTGTCAAGGTCGTTGATGGAAACGACGTTCTTTGGGAAGGAAAGGGAGGTGAGAAGTGTGTTTTGGCATCTTTGAGTCACGATCTTACCCATGTACACCTCCTCGTTTTGCTGAAATCTGGACAAGCAGatttatattttgaaaagaaaaatggtgaatggaatgCTGTCTTTGACGGTTTTCCAAACAAGTTCAAAGTTACCACTTACTAG
- a CDS encoding hypothetical protein (encoded by transcript BEWA_024750A) yields MDTMDVSDSSAVERHIKQQKLAIDLLNISNSVYLGCRDDELSQLNEFLNRPVEKQGKSMFVFGLSGTGKTTTVKHAVSEFTSDRKNIRSIYMTGSGYDSIKDFIIDLFDKLLGYPQKKTIKLLKLAQNGKSIEYSKMCLLLTSLFRTVKKVTILLIDEVDYLQHFTIFRGGKRNSNWLLQAIFKASSAKLSNVATIAISNNLELATKLITDNCIRLMFKPYTEQQMVSIVTDKLNTLEDKRSIVNKTALLILARRVANTSGDCRAYLDSFVRALTTSMSNLEKDSQPLTDYEASLSHTPSVDSSRVLVDDVETPNDLDATYSTPVRNINTIDVEKYKVDYNDIKSVTPTLSLNKKESVQQQLSNLPVLQMLLLLASCKAAVISDEDNVTSSDIKKTFLELGEILLMESGDIEAFCNSEFESSIDTFRQLSLFSKSEYFDYESIGFRTDPMQLAEIILQLNPAFGTLTLEDIRDPKLMLTKRYSSLANIFDLKKGKKTKKKLWWSKN; encoded by the exons ATGGATACTATGGACGTTTCAGACTCTTCCGCAGTGGAAAGGCACATAAAACAGCAGAAATTGGCCATAGATCTGCTAAATATATCAAACAGTGTATATCTAGGGTGTAGAGATGATGAATTATCGCAATTGaatgaatttttaaacaG ACCTGTTGAGAAGCAAGGAAAGAGTATGTTTGTTTTTGGCCTGAGTGGAACAGGAAAAACCACGACAGTTAAACATGCGGTTTCAGAGTTTACAAGTGATAGGAAGAATATTAGGAGCATATACATGACTGGAAGCGGATATGATAGTATTAAGGATTTCATAATTGACCTATTTGATAAATTGCTGGGTTACCCACAAAAGAAGACTATAAAGTTGCTCAAATTGGCCCAAAATGGAAAAAGCATCGAATATAGTAAAATGTGTTTGTTGTTAACCTCTCTATTCAGGACTGTCAAGAAAGTCAC TATTCTTCTCATTGATGAAGTGGACTATTTGCAACactttaccatctttagaGGAGGTAAAAGAAACTCTAATTGGCTTCTTCAAGCAATATTCAAGGCTTCAAGTGCAAAGTTGAGCAATGTTGCAACCATTGCAATTTCAAACAATCTGGAGCTAGCGACAAAATTGATTACTGACAACTGCATTAGACTGATGTTTAAACCGTACACTGAACAGCAAATGGTTTCTATTGTGACTGATAAGTTAAATACACTTGAAGATAAAAGGTCTATTGTAAATAAAACGGCTCTTTTGATTCTTGCAAGAAGAGTAGCGAACACTTCGGGTGACTGCAGAGCATATCTGGATTCGTTTGT TCGCGCTCTGACCACATCAATGTCTAACCTAGAGAAGGACTCCCAACCTTTGACTGATTACGAAGCTTCCTTATCGCACACACCATCCGTAGACAGCTCAAGAGTTTTGGTGGACGATGTTGAGACCCCAAATGATCTTGATGCTACATATAGCACTCCAGTTAGGAACATAAATACTATAG ATGTCGAGAAGTACAAGGTGGATTATAATGACATAAAGAGCGTTACACCCACATTGTCTTTGAACAAAAAGGAGTCTGTACAACAGCAGCTATCTAATCTCCCAGTACTGCAAATGCTATTGCTTTTAGCATCTTGCAAGGCCGCAGTGATATCAGACGAGGACAATGTGACGTCTAGTGACATTAAG AAAACATTTCTGGAATTGGGAGAAATCCTTTTAATGGAATCTGGTGATATTGAGGCATTTTGCAATTCAGAATTTGAATCATCCATAGATACTTTCAGGCAGTTATCCTTATTTTCAAAAAGCG AATACTTTGATTATGAAAGCATTGGTTTCAGAACAGATCCAATGCAGTTGGCAGAGATTATTTTGCAACTGAATCCCGCATTTGGAACTTTAACTTTGGAGGACATTAGAGATCCCAAACTGATGTTAACAAAGAGATACAGCAGCCTTGCAAATATATTTGACCTTAAAAAGGGGAAGAAGACCAAGAAAAAACTTTGGTGGTCTAAGAACTAG
- a CDS encoding 60S ribosomal protein L28, putative (encoded by transcript BEWA_024760A) produces MPFILRVLATLVIANHINRITCSKVGSSGGILAFTENAPLNTNQTYRNILSKTTNRNFTLFSEKRHKEALYGKKFNKKGKSSRVRHYRIVGRGGGMPRLGKITKVPTQAIKLPNRRCMLLGKMDNSSARKISHSGIRTHKKQKLNLHWKRIWHPGKGYFVRLKITMRALKTIKRLGIEEAARRFHLNINDPKLFAGYAHLGKKKVAPTKGKYDDGYYVDLDEPDYKI; encoded by the exons ATGCCCTTTATTCTCAGAGTTTTGGCCACGTTAGTCATCGCAAACCATATAAATCGCATAACATGTTCCAAAGTG GGTAGCTCTGGAGGAATCCTCGCCTTTACAGAAAATGCTCCACTGAATACTAACCAAACATATCGCAACATCTTGTCTAAAACAACAAATCGCAATTTCACATTATTTTCCGAAAAGAGACACAAAGAAGCGTTGTAT GGAAAAAAGTTCAATAAAAAAGGAAAATCTAGCCGAGTCAGACATTATAGAATAGTAGGAAGAGGAGGAGGTATGCCCAGATTAGGGAAAATAACAAAGGTACCCACTCAAGCCATAAAACTTCCTAATAGAAG ATGTATGCTACTTGGAAAAATGGATAATTCATCTGCAAGGAAAATTAGCCATTCTGGAATCCGAACCcacaaaaaacaaaagCTAAATCTGCACTGGAAACGTATTTGGCACCCAGGAAAAGGTTATTTTGTAAGGTTGAAGATCACCATGAGGGCATTGAAAACCATCAAAAGACTAGGGATCGAAGAAGCCGCAAGAAGATTTCATCTGAATATCAACGATCCAAAGCTCTTTGCGGGCTATGCACACCTAGGAAAGAAAAAGGTCGCACCAACAAAAGGAAAATATGACGACGGTTATTACGTGGATCTTGATGAACCAgattataaaatataa
- a CDS encoding uncharacterized protein (encoded by transcript BEWA_024770A) — protein MASSTTVKGRADSRYVKLAELSPKLLFLLLLVSNLSLVLAGFVGYSIITRLFGPFSCKEIRSMLFNKAEKKKCIFAEIQARTSHISLTSAWAVLIFFGILFVSSVYINLFVLKHMFKKRSKAE, from the exons ATGGCATCATCAACCACAGTCAAG GGGCGCGCTGACTCCCGTTACGTGAAGCTTGCAGAGCTATCCCCCAAgctcctcttccttcttttgCTGGTGTCTAACCTCTCCCTTGTCTTGGCTGGCTTTGTTGGATACTCGATCATCACTCGTCTCTTTGGTCCATTTTCTTGCAAAGAGATCAGGTCTATGCTTTTTAACAAGGCTGAAAAGAAAAAGTGCATTTTTGCAGAAATTCAAGCACGCACATCTCACATTTCTCTCACATCCGCTTGGGCAGTTTTGATCTTCTTTGGCATTCTCTTCGTCTCCAGCGTGTACATCAACCT ATTTGTCTTGAAGCATATGTTTAAGAAGAGGAGCAAGGCCGAATAA
- a CDS encoding eukaryotic translation initiation factor 2, beta subunit, putative (encoded by transcript BEWA_024780A), with amino-acid sequence MGKSTDDIYGNSQNETNEVELANKVAELELKSEDTENAGLEKAKDAAPKFNFGEKKKKKSPEAAEQVKTEIIDGTGQVFVRGHVYPYDELLARIQSMINANNPDLSGSKRYTIKPPQVVRVGSKKVAWINFRDICGIMGRNMDHVHQFVLAELGTEGSIAGDGQLVLKGKYGPKNIESLLRKYITEYVTCSMCKSPNTTMERDCRARLFTQHCEACGANRSVNPIKNGFHALNKGERRKAKV; translated from the exons ATGGGTAAATCAACTGACGATATTTACGGG AACTCGCAAAATGAGACCAATGAGGTCGAACTTGCGAACAAGGTGGCAGAACTCGAGCTTAAATCGGAAGACACCGAAAATGCTGGCCTAG AGAAAGCCAAAGATGCCGCTCCAAAGTTCAATTTTGgtgaaaagaaaaagaagaagagcCCAGAAGCTGCTG AACAAGTAAAGACCGAGATCATTGATGGCACTGGCCAAGTTTTTGTAAGGGGCCATGTCTATCCATACGATGAGCTCTTGGCAAGAATTCAGTCAATGATCAATGCAAACAACCCAGATTTAAGTGGAAGCAAGAGGTATACTATCAAACCTCCACAAGTTGTACGCGTTGGATCAAAGAAAGTTGCATGGATCAACTTTAGGGACATTTGTGGAAT TATGGGAAGAAACATGGACCACGTACACCAGTTTGTTCTGGCCGAGCTAGGAACTGAAGGATCAATTGCTGGAGATGGCCAATTAGTTTTAAAGGGCAAGTACGGTCCAAAGAATATAGAAAGTCTATTGAGGAAGTACATTACCGAATATGTTACATGTTCCATGTGCAAGAGTCCGAATACCACGATGGAACGTGACTGCAGGGCGCGTTTATTCACACAGCACTGCGAAGCCTGTGGAGCTAACCGTTCTGTTAATCCAATCAAAAATGGATTCCACGCACTCAACAAGGGTGAAAGAAGAAAGGCAAAGGTATAA
- a CDS encoding hypothetical protein (encoded by transcript BEWA_024790A): MAGGTAKQQKAQQKALEKQKQKIVEDKTFGLKNKKSKSVQKYIKSVQQQITGQPPKDSDKFLTQQKKENEEKNKLLQQKALIASLFKTTETVKQASLDAQKVYEPKQSRMDQKIDIYCDQRIQRAKEDDNMASWDLGTLEGVIMEKNTNACTTDIICKYFLEAVETKKYGWFWVCPNGGDECKYRHCLPPGFILKSDVPKEVEEDEETLEEKIERQRRELPPGGEMVTEESFKRWREEKEKGRLDTLKDKVKKEGTEQLTGKDLFTFNPNLFMDDEGAADDFDYDEDIDLDDIIKENEEALTKGNILPEVRALE; the protein is encoded by the exons ATGGCGGGGGGGACTGCAAAACAACAGAAGGCCCAGCAAAAGGCTCtggaaaaacaaaaacaaaaaatCGTAGAAGACAAAACGTTTGgtttaaaaaataaaaagagCAAATCAGTACAAAA ATACATCAAGAGCGTACAACAACAAATCACTGGGCAACCTCCAAAGGACAGTGACAAGTTTTTAACTCAACagaaaaaggaaaatgaagaaaaaaaCAAATTGCTCCAGCAAAAGGCTCTGATTGCCTCGCTATTTAAAA CTACTGAAACTGTAAAACAAGCGAGCCTTGATGCTCAAAAGGTTTATGAACCAAAACAATCCAGAATGGACCAAAAGATTGATATCTATTGCGATCAACGCATACAAAGAGCCAAAGAAG ATGATAATATGGCTTCCTGGGATCTTGGGACCTTGGAAGGTGTTATTATGGAAAAGAATACAAATGCTTGCACTACTGACattatttgtaaatattttttggaaGCTGTAGAAACAAAG AAATACGGTTGGTTTTGGGTGTGTCCTAACGGTGGTGATGAATGCAAGTACCGTCATTGTCTTCCTCCTG GCTTTATTCTTAAATCTGACGTGCCAAAAGAggtggaagaagatgaagaaacgCTGGAAGAAAAAATAGAACGTCAA AGGCGTGAACTGCCTCCGGGAGGTGAAATGGTCACTGAAGAATCCTTTAAAAGGTGGCGtgaagagaaggaaaagggTCGTCTGGACACTCTGAAGGACAAGGTCAAGAAAGAAGGTACAGAACAGCTCACTGGAAAGGACCTCTTTACGTTCAACCCGAACTTgtttatggatgatgaGGGTGCTGCTGATGACTTTGACTACGATGAAGACATTGATCTAGATGATATCATCAAGGAAAACGAAGAAGCGCTCACAAAGGGGAACATATTGCCAGAGGTACGTGCACTAGAGTAA
- a CDS encoding hypothetical protein (encoded by transcript BEWA_024800A), which translates to MLTNTPTCNNTRLLRMNRMTQEEQVSNITSKLTWEEHRNIIIEAIKNADFIAFDMEYTGLHLKDDRYVGIDKCYEAHSAGAKQFIPCQIGLTMAKLENGVWNITPTSIYTFPSDNTVFKVNTSTISFLKDNNFDFNSWIRNGVLHLKPHEEQEKKKVIEERLKELQQMLEMSKSNTKSKPSVKPVKFNMSTIPDENDRNTAISVMNKIEEWIDSDDIKPLEIPMESAFQRLLMHTIIGQQYPQIFSHSTRRGNDKALCIYKSEYELYNEQILQLKSEMASVDEEVGLRLLLDAISANKKIIVGHNCFYDILHIYQTFYKDLPESVQEFKDAWISKHPHTFDTKYIAESQDIFSNNTSTTLKGLFDHLCATEVGKSVEFVIKPLPNTTWNVPTTLYPLISKRYLNTCGDLINDINVDSVAMHDAGYDSFMTSIVFILQVNAILRSKNTTIKSILEQNTKETRYEGELPRGNHGINKLMSMLEGVVNSIRLVKSQPNVMNLNKSSENDMARHFYMFGFPNTWKKWEITKIWSPLWISISWIDETSCWIIVKNDDDVRNIDLIYRMMRNPQFKLYTYQQYLQNIK; encoded by the coding sequence ATGTTAACCAATACTCCTACATGCAATAATACCAGATTATTGCGTATGAATAGAATGACTCAAGAAGAACAAGTTTCAAACATCACCTCAAAATTGACATGGGAAGAGCATCGCAATATTATTATTGAAGCGATTAAAAACGCTGATTTTATAGCTTTTGATATGGAATATACTGGATTACATTTGAAAGATGATAGATATGTTGGAATTGATAAGTGCTACGAGGCTCATTCGGCAGGAGCAAAACAATTTATACCCTGTCAAATAGGTTTAACTATGGCAAAGTTGGAAAATGGAGTATGGAATATAACTCCGACGTCTATATATACGTTCCCTAGTGATAATACTGTATTTAAAGTTAACACATCCACcatatcatttttaaaggataATAATTTTGACTTTAATAGTTGGATCAGAAATGGTGTTTTGCACTTAAAACCACACGAAGAGCAAGAGAAAAAAAAGGTGATAGAAGAAAGATTGAAGGAGCTGCAGCAAATGCTTGAAATGTCAAAGAGCAACACTAAATCTAAACCTTCAGTAAAACCTGTAAAGTTTAACATGAGTACTATAccagatgaaaatgatcGCAATACAGCTATAAGCGTCATGAATAAAATCGAAGAATGGATAGATTCtgatgatataaaaccACTGGAAATACCAATGGAAAGCGCTTTTCAAAGATTGCTGATGCATACCATCATTGGACAGCaatatccacaaatttTCTCACACTCAACTAGAAGAGGCAATGACAAAGCCCTGTGTATCTACAAATCAGAATATGAGTTGTATAATGAACAGATTTTACAGTTGAAGAGTGAAATGGCCTCCGTGGATGAGGAAGTTGGTTTGCGTTTGCTTTTGGATGCTATATCTGCTAATAAAAAGATTATAGTAGGGCACAATTGCTTTTATGACATTCTCCATATCTATCAGACCTTCTACAAGGATCTCCCCGAGAGTGTCCAAGAGTTTAAAGATGCGTGGATAAGCAAGCATCCTCATACATTTGACACAAAATATATCGCAGAAAGTCAGGATATATTTTCCAACAATACTTCCACTACTTTGAAGGGGCTATTTGATCATTTATGTGCAACAGAAGTTGGCAAGTCTGTTGAATTTGTAATTAAACCACTTCCAAATACCACATGGAATGTTCCTACGACTCTATATCCTCttatatccaaaagataTCTAAATACTTGTGGCGACCTTATAAATGACATTAACGTAGACAGTGTTGCCATGCATGATGCCGGCTATGATAGCTTTATGACAAGTATAGTATTCATACTGCAAGTAAATGCTATCCTACGTAGCAAAAATACAACAATTAAAAGTATATTAGAACAAAATACCAAAGAAACACGCTATGAAGGTGAACTACCGAGGGGAAATCATGGAATTAATAAACTAATGAGCATGTTGGAAGGCGTAGTAAATTCAATCAGGCTAGTAAAATCACAACCGAATGTTATGAACCTAAACAAGAGCAGCGAAAATGATATGGCGAGGCACTTTTACATGTTTGGATTTCCAAATACATGGAAGAAATGGGAAATCACAAAGATATGGTCGCCTCTGTGGATCTCAATAAGCTGGATTGATGAAACTTCATGTTGGATTATCGTCAAAAACGATGATGATGTAAGGAACATCGACCTAATCTATCGCATGATGAGGAATCCTCAATTCAAACTATATACTTACCAGCAATATCtgcaaaatataaagtaA